The proteins below are encoded in one region of Anoplopoma fimbria isolate UVic2021 breed Golden Eagle Sablefish chromosome 19, Afim_UVic_2022, whole genome shotgun sequence:
- the fth1b gene encoding ferritin, heavy polypeptide 1b: MSSQIRQNFHQDCEAAVNRQINLELYASYVYLSMAYYFDRDDKSLPNFVKFFHTQSKEEHKHAEKMMSLQSKRGGSIFLQDIKKPDRDEWGSALEALECCLQLEKSVNQSLLDLQKMATEHNDPHLCDFIETHFLEEQVKSIKQLADWISNLRHMGAPQSGMAEYLFDKHTMADEGS, encoded by the exons ATGAGTTCGCAAATCCGACAAAACTTCCACCAGGACTGCGAGGCTGCCGTTAACAGGCAGATCAACCTGGAGCTGTATGCCTCTTATGTGTATCTCTCTATG gCATACTATTTTGATAGGGATGATAAATCCCTACCAAATTTTGTCAAGTTCTTCCATACACAGTCCAAAGAGGAGCATAAGCATGCAGAGAAGATGATGAGTCTGCAGAGCAAGCGGGGAGGCAGTATTTTTCTGCAGGACATTAAG AAACCTGATAGAGATGAGTGGGGGAGCGCCCTGGAGGCTTTGGAGTGTTGCTTGCAGCTTGAGAAAAGTGTAAACCAATCCCTGCTGGACCTGCAGAAAATGGCAACTGAACACAATGACCCTCAT TTGTGTGACTTCATAGAAACCCATTTTCTGGAAGAACAGGTCAAATCTATAAAACAGCTTGCGGACTGGATATCCAACCTGCGTCACATGGGAGCCCCTCAGAGTGGCATGGCGGAGTACCTCTTTGACAAACACACTATGGCTGACGAGGGCAGTTAA